In Longimicrobium sp., a genomic segment contains:
- a CDS encoding cysteine desulfurase family protein, with amino-acid sequence MTETAIYLDYAASAPLRPEAREAMLSFLDGRWGNPSSIHRFGREARAALEDARARLARVIGASPAEIVFTRAGTEADDLAILGRARMVPGAPVAVSAIEHKAVLASAHAAEAEGAPLVLLPVDGDGVVRMDAVDAALERKLAVVSVMWANNETGALQPVAEIAARCRAAGAVFHSDAVQALGKVPVRVDEVPADLVAFSAHKLGGPKGIGALFVRRGTQLRPLLFGGGQERGLRPGTEDVAGAAGFAAAAEAAEAVREAEMARIAALRDRLEEGLRARVPGLAVNAAGAPRLPTVSNVSVPGADPEALLVSLDLQGIAVSSGSACASGAVEPSHVLTAMEIPAALAGPSVRFSLGWGTTDAEIDRVLDVFPAIAERVRSTNG; translated from the coding sequence ATGACGGAGACGGCCATCTACCTGGATTACGCGGCCTCGGCGCCGCTGCGCCCCGAGGCGCGCGAGGCCATGCTCTCCTTCCTCGACGGCCGCTGGGGGAACCCGTCCAGCATCCACCGCTTCGGGCGCGAGGCGCGCGCGGCGCTCGAGGATGCCCGCGCGCGCCTGGCGCGCGTGATCGGCGCCTCGCCGGCGGAGATCGTGTTCACCCGCGCGGGGACCGAGGCGGACGATCTGGCCATCCTCGGCCGAGCGCGGATGGTCCCCGGCGCGCCGGTCGCCGTCTCCGCCATCGAACACAAGGCGGTGCTGGCCAGCGCGCACGCCGCCGAGGCCGAGGGCGCGCCGCTCGTCCTCCTCCCCGTGGACGGCGACGGCGTGGTGCGGATGGACGCGGTCGACGCGGCGCTCGAACGGAAGCTCGCCGTCGTCTCCGTGATGTGGGCGAACAACGAGACCGGCGCGCTGCAGCCCGTCGCGGAGATCGCAGCGAGATGCCGCGCGGCCGGCGCCGTCTTCCACTCCGACGCGGTGCAGGCGCTGGGGAAGGTGCCCGTGCGCGTGGACGAGGTCCCCGCCGACCTGGTCGCGTTCAGCGCGCACAAGCTGGGCGGGCCCAAGGGGATCGGCGCGCTGTTCGTGCGCCGGGGAACGCAGCTGCGGCCGCTCCTCTTCGGCGGCGGCCAGGAGCGGGGGCTGAGGCCGGGAACGGAGGACGTCGCGGGCGCGGCCGGATTCGCCGCCGCAGCCGAGGCGGCGGAAGCGGTGCGCGAGGCGGAGATGGCGCGCATCGCCGCGCTGCGCGATAGGCTGGAGGAGGGGCTGCGCGCGCGCGTCCCCGGCCTCGCCGTGAACGCCGCCGGGGCGCCGCGCCTGCCGACGGTGAGCAACGTCTCCGTTCCCGGTGCCGACCCCGAGGCGCTGCTGGTGTCGCTGGACCTGCAGGGGATCGCCGTCTCCAGCGGCTCGGCGTGCGCGAGCGGCGCGGTGGAGCCGAGCCACGTCCTCACCGCGATGGAGATCCCCGCCGCGCTGGCCGGCCCGTCCGTGCGCTTCTCCCTCGGCTGGGGGACGACGGACGCGGAGATCGATCGCGTCCTCGACGTCTTCCCCGCGATCGCCGAGCGCGTGCGGTCGACGAACGGCTGA
- a CDS encoding DUF1801 domain-containing protein has translation MARSAAATVDEYLAELPEDRRAAISAVRDVIVRSLPEGYAEGMGYGMIGYTVPLERYPHTYNRQPLVLAGLAAQKNYYALYLMCAYEGSEHGRALRDAFRAAGKKLDMGKSCIRFRSLDDLPLEAIGRIIASLPPDEYIRWYEAARQRA, from the coding sequence ATGGCACGCAGCGCCGCGGCGACCGTGGACGAATACCTGGCCGAGCTCCCCGAGGACCGCCGCGCGGCGATCTCCGCCGTGCGCGACGTGATCGTGCGCAGCCTGCCGGAGGGATACGCCGAGGGAATGGGGTACGGGATGATCGGCTACACGGTGCCGCTGGAGCGGTATCCGCACACCTACAACCGCCAGCCGCTGGTGCTCGCGGGGCTGGCGGCGCAGAAGAACTACTACGCGCTGTACCTGATGTGCGCGTACGAGGGAAGCGAGCACGGGCGCGCCCTCCGCGACGCGTTCCGGGCGGCGGGGAAGAAGCTGGACATGGGCAAGTCGTGCATTCGCTTCCGCTCGCTCGACGACCTGCCGCTGGAGGCCATCGGCCGCATCATCGCGTCGCTGCCGCCGGACGAGTACATCCGCTGGTACGAGGCGGCGCGGCAGCGGGCGTGA
- a CDS encoding TonB family protein, with protein sequence MTKIRALALLSALAGAAAPLHAQARAGHLLVAAAPDGTALTLDSASIGRIGESAYFVTAVYQYSPELARQYGFDRLLEDEELDCAALRVRNSRKRAFAGDTALRTVDLENTSRADWAPVSDAEGPLVQAICAKLVGSFAAALPVTLDLRDAETMPVLTNRSEVVTALQHNYPALLRDAGVTGSVVIRIRITGEGRVDSSAVRVESATHDAFGAAAAHVAQAMRFRPALLHGQPVPVWATLPVTFGLADSSPGDFERQPDRPVQRGFPRPRTSTGICTQPPPLCSP encoded by the coding sequence ATGACGAAGATCCGAGCCCTGGCCCTGCTGTCCGCCCTCGCTGGCGCGGCCGCCCCGCTGCACGCGCAGGCGCGCGCCGGGCACCTGCTGGTGGCCGCCGCGCCCGACGGCACCGCGCTGACGCTGGACTCGGCCAGCATCGGCCGCATCGGCGAGTCAGCGTACTTCGTCACCGCGGTGTACCAGTATTCGCCCGAGCTCGCGCGGCAGTACGGCTTCGACCGGCTGCTGGAGGACGAGGAGCTGGACTGCGCCGCACTGCGCGTGCGCAACAGCAGGAAGCGCGCGTTCGCCGGCGACACCGCGCTGCGGACGGTCGACCTCGAAAACACGAGCCGCGCGGACTGGGCCCCCGTGAGCGACGCCGAGGGCCCGCTGGTGCAGGCCATCTGCGCGAAGCTCGTCGGCTCGTTCGCGGCGGCGCTCCCGGTGACGCTCGACCTGCGGGACGCGGAGACGATGCCCGTGCTCACGAACCGCTCGGAAGTGGTGACCGCGCTCCAGCACAACTATCCCGCGCTGCTGCGCGACGCGGGGGTCACGGGATCGGTGGTGATTCGCATCCGGATCACCGGCGAGGGCCGCGTCGACTCCAGTGCGGTGCGGGTGGAATCGGCCACGCACGACGCGTTCGGCGCCGCGGCCGCGCACGTCGCGCAGGCCATGCGCTTCCGCCCGGCGCTCCTGCACGGCCAGCCCGTGCCCGTCTGGGCGACGCTCCCGGTCACCTTCGGGCTCGCCGACAGCAGCCCCGGGGACTTCGAGCGGCAGCCGGACCGGCCGGTGCAGCGGGGCTTCCCTCGCCCGCGCACCTCCACCGGCATCTGCACGCAGCCGCCGCCCCTGTGCTCGCCGTGA
- a CDS encoding energy transducer TonB, with translation MKSLAVPILVALACAATPLRAQDVVPGTLIPVARTPDGIVLSLDSASIARTGDSTFYATAVYEFPPEVAARAGVDRRFETQETDCAESRYRGRAVTFMKGDLPVDVEEGDTTGRAEWRPVDMVDLPIHRVLCARLLGSFAALPVTTEIWSVEQQPELVNRDAVARSIAREFPPRLRDAGTSGNAILRFRIDAEGRVDTASMRVLRATLAEFGEAARRVALRMRFRPARLRGEPVAVWVTLPVTFQLMRGSP, from the coding sequence ATGAAGTCACTCGCCGTACCGATCCTGGTCGCGCTCGCCTGCGCCGCAACACCGCTCCGGGCGCAGGACGTGGTCCCGGGCACGCTGATCCCCGTCGCGCGCACGCCGGACGGGATCGTGCTGTCGCTGGATTCGGCCAGCATCGCGCGCACCGGCGACTCGACCTTCTATGCGACCGCCGTCTACGAGTTTCCCCCCGAGGTGGCGGCGCGCGCGGGCGTGGACCGGCGGTTCGAGACGCAGGAGACGGACTGCGCCGAGAGCCGCTACCGCGGCCGCGCCGTCACCTTCATGAAGGGCGACCTCCCGGTCGACGTCGAGGAGGGCGACACCACCGGGCGCGCCGAGTGGCGGCCGGTGGACATGGTCGACCTGCCCATCCACCGCGTCCTCTGCGCCAGGCTGCTCGGCTCGTTCGCGGCGCTGCCGGTGACGACGGAGATCTGGAGCGTGGAGCAGCAGCCCGAGCTGGTCAACCGCGACGCGGTGGCGCGCAGCATCGCGCGCGAGTTCCCGCCGCGCCTGCGCGACGCGGGGACGTCGGGGAACGCGATCCTGCGCTTCCGCATCGACGCCGAGGGGCGCGTGGACACCGCGTCGATGCGCGTGCTGCGCGCCACCCTCGCCGAGTTCGGCGAGGCGGCCCGGCGCGTGGCGCTGCGGATGCGCTTCCGCCCGGCGCGGCTGCGCGGCGAGCCCGTGGCCGTGTGGGTGACGCTGCCGGTGACGTTCCAGCTGATGCGCGGCTCGCCATAG
- the mnmA gene encoding tRNA 2-thiouridine(34) synthase MnmA, with amino-acid sequence MEKKTVLVAMSGGVDSSVAAALLVEQGHTVIGVTMKTFCYQEAEAELTGPTRSCCGLDGIMDAKRVADRLGIAHYVFDVEREFTRDVIDDFVGEYAAGRTPNPCVRCNGNTKFRDLLRRGKMLGCDAIATGHYARMGTDAAGRPVLLRGVDANKDQSYFLWALPPELLQQLMFPLGELTKPQVREIARRLGLVTADKPESMEICFVPDGNYPRFLEKRLGREHAALSAGALVTTRGEVVGEHDGYARYTVGQRRGLGGGRSLPLYVLGTRPERREVVVGTMDELHRPEVTIGELSWLAAPPAVGDAVQVQIRHRAPSVDAIVTSIDGDSITLRFAKPQRAVSPGQSAVMFGGEVVLGGGRIAAPQAA; translated from the coding sequence ATGGAGAAGAAGACGGTCCTCGTCGCCATGTCGGGCGGCGTGGACAGCTCGGTCGCGGCGGCGCTGCTGGTGGAACAGGGCCACACCGTGATCGGGGTGACCATGAAGACGTTCTGCTACCAGGAGGCGGAGGCCGAGCTCACCGGCCCCACGCGTTCCTGCTGCGGGCTGGACGGCATCATGGACGCGAAGAGGGTGGCCGACCGGCTGGGGATCGCGCACTACGTGTTCGACGTGGAGCGCGAGTTCACCCGCGACGTGATCGACGACTTCGTGGGCGAGTACGCGGCCGGGCGCACGCCGAACCCCTGCGTGCGCTGCAACGGCAACACCAAGTTCCGCGACCTGCTGCGCCGCGGGAAGATGCTCGGCTGCGACGCCATCGCCACCGGCCACTACGCGCGCATGGGGACGGACGCCGCCGGCCGCCCCGTGCTGCTGCGCGGCGTGGACGCCAACAAGGACCAGAGCTACTTCCTCTGGGCGCTCCCCCCCGAGCTCCTGCAGCAGCTGATGTTCCCGCTGGGCGAGCTCACCAAGCCGCAGGTGCGCGAGATCGCCCGCCGGCTGGGGCTGGTGACGGCCGACAAGCCGGAGAGCATGGAGATCTGCTTCGTCCCCGACGGCAACTATCCGCGCTTCCTGGAGAAGCGGCTGGGGAGGGAGCACGCCGCGCTCTCCGCCGGCGCGCTGGTGACCACGCGGGGCGAGGTGGTCGGCGAGCACGACGGCTACGCGCGCTACACGGTGGGCCAGCGCCGGGGACTGGGCGGCGGCCGCTCGCTGCCGCTGTACGTGCTGGGCACCCGCCCCGAGCGCCGCGAAGTGGTCGTCGGCACGATGGACGAGCTGCACCGTCCCGAGGTGACCATCGGCGAGCTGAGCTGGCTCGCCGCGCCGCCGGCCGTCGGCGACGCCGTGCAGGTGCAGATCCGCCACCGCGCCCCCTCCGTCGACGCGATTGTGACGTCGATCGACGGGGATTCGATCACCCTGCGCTTCGCGAAGCCGCAGCGCGCCGTCTCCCCCGGCCAGAGCGCGGTGATGTTCGGCGGCGAGGTGGTGCTGGGCGGCGGGCGGATCGCCGCGCCCCAAGCCGCGTGA
- a CDS encoding F-box-like domain-containing protein encodes MDTMMVAETQVDEVPDIILPPEILDLVLGYLDIKSLVAASQVNKRWNSVARADGAIAPRIYEILSHPRIQEFAAVASQTGLVSSNYHSLLNIYVLFTQEILAAVPPSDLNLVKHWVRDLTRFTPTKDGHDAVHKLITHNGHLSVQINLGGFACSLGDALFLRACMSTFIYHGGGDSYFVKKMKFILSYLN; translated from the coding sequence ATGGATACCATGATGGTTGCAGAAACCCAGGTGGACGAGGTGCCCGACATCATCCTTCCGCCGGAAATCCTCGACCTGGTCCTCGGCTATCTCGACATCAAGAGCCTCGTAGCGGCGTCGCAGGTCAACAAGCGTTGGAACAGCGTCGCGCGCGCCGACGGGGCGATCGCCCCCAGGATATACGAAATCCTGAGCCACCCGCGCATCCAGGAGTTCGCCGCGGTCGCCAGCCAGACCGGCCTGGTTTCCAGCAATTACCACTCGCTGCTGAACATCTACGTGTTATTCACGCAGGAGATCCTGGCCGCGGTTCCCCCCTCGGACCTGAACCTGGTGAAGCACTGGGTGAGGGACCTGACCCGGTTCACCCCCACCAAAGACGGCCACGACGCGGTCCACAAGCTGATCACGCACAACGGTCATCTGTCCGTGCAGATCAACCTCGGGGGCTTCGCCTGCTCGCTGGGGGACGCACTCTTCCTCAGGGCGTGCATGAGCACGTTCATCTATCACGGCGGCGGAGACAGCTACTTCGTGAAGAAGATGAAGTTCATCCTCTCCTACTTGAACTGA
- a CDS encoding AI-2E family transporter, whose translation MNHKRNLLMYLVGGASLVVLTAGLKAVSGLLNPMLMAGFLALLLQPFVRRLQKLGVAGGGAVALVVFALVLAGLSLVGFVGISLRQVASEIPTYRTQLEGIAASVTQMAAARGFDAAAYVNSALSGPQVGRAVLNVMGEVASAFGNMVLTLFIFAFMLGGMWEMERRASKRARDHSPMAARFLAFSETLRGYIGVRAALGLVAAVLDYIVLVILGVEHALLWGVLSFILSFVPNIGFTLSMLPPTLLALLEGGWVRALIVLVAYNVINTVIDNVIGPRFVGKQMQISALVSFLSVIFWAWVLGPTGAILAVPLTVLLRDLVEAPAESQLVVTPVD comes from the coding sequence ATGAACCACAAACGCAATCTCCTGATGTACCTGGTCGGCGGGGCATCGCTCGTGGTGCTGACCGCCGGGCTGAAGGCCGTGTCCGGCCTGCTGAACCCCATGCTGATGGCCGGCTTCCTCGCGCTGCTGCTGCAGCCGTTCGTGCGCCGGCTGCAGAAGCTGGGCGTGGCCGGCGGCGGCGCGGTGGCGCTGGTGGTGTTCGCCCTGGTGCTCGCCGGCCTCTCGCTCGTCGGGTTCGTGGGGATCTCGCTGCGGCAGGTGGCCTCCGAGATCCCCACCTACCGCACGCAACTGGAGGGGATCGCGGCCTCGGTCACGCAGATGGCGGCGGCGCGCGGGTTCGACGCGGCGGCGTACGTCAACAGCGCGCTCAGCGGGCCGCAGGTGGGGCGCGCCGTGCTGAACGTGATGGGCGAGGTGGCGTCGGCGTTCGGCAACATGGTGCTGACGCTCTTCATCTTCGCCTTCATGCTGGGCGGCATGTGGGAGATGGAGCGCCGCGCCAGCAAGCGCGCCCGCGACCACAGCCCCATGGCCGCGCGCTTCCTGGCGTTCTCGGAGACGCTGCGCGGCTACATCGGCGTGCGCGCGGCGCTGGGGCTGGTGGCCGCGGTGCTCGACTACATCGTGCTGGTGATCCTGGGGGTGGAGCACGCGCTGCTGTGGGGCGTGCTGTCGTTCATCCTGAGCTTCGTGCCGAACATCGGGTTCACGCTGTCGATGCTGCCGCCCACGCTGCTGGCGCTGCTGGAAGGGGGATGGGTGCGCGCGCTGATCGTGCTCGTCGCCTACAACGTGATCAACACGGTGATCGACAACGTCATCGGCCCGCGCTTCGTGGGGAAGCAGATGCAGATCTCGGCGCTGGTCAGCTTCCTGTCGGTGATCTTCTGGGCTTGGGTGCTGGGCCCCACGGGCGCGATCCTGGCCGTGCCGCTCACCGTGCTCCTCCGCGACCTGGTCGAGGCCCCCGCGGAATCGCAGCTCGTCGTCACTCCGGTGGATTGA
- the dnaJ gene encoding molecular chaperone DnaJ, whose protein sequence is MATPTKDFYRVLGVPENANADEIKKAYRKLAKQYHPDANPDNASAAEKFKEISEAYAVLSDEGKRKQYDQMRKLGAFGGLGGYRPGGARPGGAAGGGSFSFEDLDLGGGLGDIFGSIFDFGKRGRGGGAPGRPGGPTRGETIEYQVEIPFKVAARGGTVTVTLPVTEDCPVCGGTGAKPGTQIITCPECKGAGTITFGQGGFGVTRPCPNCYGRGKVPQEPCENCHGQGQVREQKTVNVSIPAGVDNGSKVRIAGQGEKGAGGGQAGDLLINVRVTPDKFFQREGLDLNVNVPINVAQAVLGSKIKVRTVDGKGVVLRIPEGTQSGTRFRIKGQGVEKGGRRGDQYVRVEVTVPEELSDEQRKQFEEFASNAGLRH, encoded by the coding sequence ATGGCGACACCAACGAAGGACTTCTACCGCGTGCTGGGCGTTCCCGAGAACGCCAACGCCGACGAGATCAAGAAGGCGTACCGCAAGCTGGCCAAGCAGTACCACCCCGACGCCAACCCCGACAACGCCTCGGCGGCCGAGAAGTTCAAGGAGATCTCCGAGGCGTACGCGGTCCTCAGCGACGAGGGCAAGCGCAAGCAGTACGACCAGATGCGCAAGCTCGGCGCGTTCGGCGGACTGGGCGGCTACCGGCCGGGCGGGGCGCGCCCCGGCGGCGCGGCGGGCGGCGGCAGCTTCAGCTTCGAGGACCTGGACCTGGGCGGCGGCCTGGGCGACATCTTCGGCTCGATCTTCGACTTCGGGAAGCGTGGCCGCGGCGGGGGCGCCCCCGGGCGTCCTGGCGGCCCCACGCGCGGCGAGACCATCGAGTACCAGGTCGAGATCCCGTTCAAGGTGGCGGCGCGCGGCGGCACCGTGACCGTGACCCTGCCGGTGACGGAGGACTGCCCCGTCTGCGGGGGGACGGGGGCCAAGCCGGGGACGCAGATCATCACCTGCCCCGAGTGCAAGGGCGCGGGGACCATCACCTTCGGGCAGGGCGGCTTCGGCGTCACCCGGCCGTGCCCCAACTGCTACGGGCGCGGGAAGGTGCCGCAGGAGCCCTGCGAGAACTGCCACGGCCAGGGCCAGGTGCGCGAGCAGAAGACGGTCAACGTCTCCATCCCCGCCGGCGTCGACAACGGCTCGAAGGTGCGGATCGCGGGGCAGGGCGAGAAGGGCGCGGGCGGCGGCCAGGCGGGCGACCTGCTGATCAACGTGCGCGTGACGCCCGACAAGTTCTTCCAGCGCGAGGGGCTGGACCTGAACGTGAACGTGCCCATCAACGTGGCGCAGGCGGTGCTCGGCTCGAAGATCAAGGTGCGCACCGTCGACGGGAAGGGCGTGGTGCTGCGCATCCCCGAGGGCACGCAGAGCGGAACGCGCTTCCGCATCAAGGGCCAGGGCGTGGAGAAGGGCGGCCGCCGCGGCGACCAGTACGTGCGCGTCGAGGTCACCGTTCCCGAGGAGCTGAGCGACGAGCAGCGGAAGCAGTTCGAGGAGTTCGCGTCGAACGCCGGACTGCGGCACTGA
- a CDS encoding nucleotide exchange factor GrpE, producing the protein MADHKHHHRHRGHGAHHADGGEKPNGKANGHAAPGDGPAAEIADETRATAAEPQAETQPAADPAAELQAVKDRHLRLAAEFENYRKRVERERAESWVRAQAQLAERLLEPLDDLQRIADFDPATTPAQSLHEGAEMVEKKFLRALEAAGLEEIEAAGKPFDPTQHEALTTMPAGSADEDDTVGQVYRKGYRFKGVLVRPAQVVVKKHG; encoded by the coding sequence ATGGCGGACCACAAGCATCACCACAGGCATCGCGGCCACGGCGCGCACCACGCGGACGGCGGCGAGAAGCCGAACGGCAAGGCCAACGGCCACGCCGCGCCCGGCGACGGCCCCGCGGCGGAGATCGCCGACGAGACCCGGGCGACCGCGGCCGAGCCGCAGGCGGAGACGCAGCCGGCGGCGGACCCCGCGGCCGAGTTGCAGGCCGTGAAGGACCGGCACCTGCGGCTGGCGGCCGAGTTCGAGAACTACCGCAAGCGCGTGGAGCGCGAGCGCGCCGAGAGCTGGGTGCGCGCCCAGGCGCAGCTGGCCGAGCGGCTGCTGGAGCCGCTCGACGACCTGCAGCGCATCGCCGACTTCGACCCGGCCACCACCCCCGCCCAGTCGCTGCACGAGGGGGCGGAGATGGTGGAGAAGAAGTTCCTGCGCGCGCTGGAGGCCGCCGGGCTGGAGGAGATCGAGGCGGCCGGGAAGCCGTTCGATCCCACGCAGCACGAGGCGCTGACCACCATGCCCGCCGGGAGCGCCGACGAGGACGACACGGTGGGGCAGGTGTATCGCAAGGGCTACCGCTTCAAGGGCGTGCTGGTGCGCCCGGCCCAGGTGGTGGTCAAGAAGCACGGGTGA
- a CDS encoding alpha/beta hydrolase, whose amino-acid sequence MSDGLLPPPDASATFRAADGVLLHSLSWPVERPRAVVLLSHGLGEHAGRYAALARDLAPRGIEVHALDHRGHGRSGGIRGHTPRWEALTEDFDAFARRLAEVAPAEVPLFLLGHSLGGLIAIRWLESPPAVPLRGAVLSAPLLGIAKEAARWKTALSGVLSKYLPWVPISNEVDPAELTHDSAYVRAYRDDPRVHDRITPRLYMEMVRAMRDAFAERDRIALPTLFIVPGADTIVREEATLRFAEGLRGDVTVKQYPGFHHESLNELERDRPISDLLAWMEARMEGAGDREDQGDPDTSGD is encoded by the coding sequence GTGAGCGACGGCCTCCTTCCGCCGCCCGACGCCTCGGCCACCTTCCGCGCCGCGGACGGCGTCCTCCTCCACTCCCTCTCCTGGCCGGTCGAGCGCCCGCGCGCCGTGGTGCTGCTGAGCCACGGCCTGGGCGAGCACGCGGGCCGCTACGCCGCGCTGGCGCGGGATCTCGCTCCAAGGGGGATCGAGGTGCACGCGCTCGACCACCGCGGGCACGGGCGGTCGGGGGGGATTCGCGGCCACACGCCGCGGTGGGAGGCGCTGACGGAGGACTTCGACGCCTTCGCGCGGCGTCTCGCGGAGGTGGCGCCGGCCGAGGTCCCGCTCTTCCTCCTCGGCCACTCGCTGGGGGGATTGATCGCCATCCGCTGGCTCGAGTCTCCGCCGGCGGTGCCGCTGCGCGGGGCCGTCCTCTCCGCGCCGCTGCTGGGGATCGCGAAGGAGGCGGCGCGGTGGAAGACGGCGCTCTCCGGCGTGCTGTCGAAGTATCTCCCCTGGGTCCCCATCTCCAACGAGGTCGACCCCGCGGAGCTGACGCACGACTCCGCGTACGTCCGCGCGTACCGCGACGACCCACGCGTGCATGACAGGATCACCCCGCGGCTGTACATGGAGATGGTGCGGGCGATGCGCGACGCCTTCGCCGAGCGCGACCGCATCGCCCTGCCCACGCTGTTCATCGTTCCCGGCGCGGACACCATCGTGCGCGAGGAGGCCACGCTGCGCTTCGCCGAGGGGCTGCGTGGGGACGTGACGGTGAAGCAGTATCCCGGCTTCCACCACGAGTCGCTGAACGAGCTCGAGCGCGACCGTCCCATCTCCGACCTTCTCGCGTGGATGGAGGCGCGGATGGAGGGGGCGGGGGATCGGGAAGATCAGGGAGATCCTGATACTTCGGGGGATTGA
- a CDS encoding CDP-alcohol phosphatidyltransferase family protein encodes MPWLNLPNAITLGRIALAVLLAPMILTDGFGVRLASFIVFLIAAFSDLVDGRLARSRNLVTDFGKLADPLADKLLLAATFIPFYWLSHGGEPETPFAWFGGADAKLPWWILAIIFGRELFITVFRGYAARRGIILAAGRAGKLKAVFQNIATGAIIFWYALWSASREFGWDTRFWNGFWIPFHRIFVIVSLSIAVILTVWSLAVYLKSFRTLELQRKAAP; translated from the coding sequence ATGCCGTGGCTGAACCTGCCGAACGCCATCACCCTGGGCCGGATCGCGCTGGCGGTGCTGCTGGCACCCATGATCCTCACCGACGGGTTCGGCGTGCGGCTGGCCTCCTTCATCGTCTTCCTCATCGCCGCCTTCTCCGACCTGGTCGACGGGCGCCTGGCGCGCAGCCGCAACCTGGTCACCGACTTTGGCAAGCTGGCCGACCCGCTGGCCGACAAGCTCCTCCTCGCGGCCACCTTCATCCCCTTCTACTGGCTCTCGCACGGCGGCGAGCCGGAGACGCCGTTCGCCTGGTTCGGCGGTGCGGACGCGAAGCTGCCGTGGTGGATCCTGGCCATCATCTTCGGGCGCGAGCTGTTCATCACCGTGTTCCGCGGCTACGCGGCGCGGCGGGGGATCATCCTGGCCGCGGGGCGCGCGGGGAAGCTGAAGGCGGTGTTCCAGAACATCGCCACCGGCGCGATCATCTTCTGGTACGCGCTCTGGTCGGCGTCGCGCGAGTTCGGGTGGGACACGCGGTTCTGGAACGGCTTCTGGATCCCCTTCCACCGCATCTTCGTGATCGTCTCGCTCTCCATCGCCGTCATCCTCACCGTCTGGTCGCTGGCCGTCTACCTCAAGTCCTTCCGCACGCTCGAGCTGCAGCGGAAGGCGGCGCCCTGA
- a CDS encoding GTPase domain-containing protein, with translation MSMINYASREINCKIVYYGPGLCGKTTNLEYVYEKVAPNTRGKLISLATETERTLFFDFLPVDLGAIRGFKTRFHLYTVPGQVYYNASRKLILKGVDGVVFVADSQVERLDANIESMHNLYENLAEYGLDLREIPFVIQYNKRDLPNTSSLQELEAQLNPNRIPHFEAVATRGIGVFDTLKAVSKLVIKSLS, from the coding sequence ATGTCGATGATCAACTACGCCTCGCGCGAGATCAACTGCAAGATCGTGTACTACGGCCCGGGTCTGTGCGGGAAGACGACCAACCTGGAGTACGTGTACGAGAAGGTGGCGCCCAACACCCGCGGCAAGCTGATCTCGCTGGCCACGGAAACCGAGCGCACGCTCTTCTTCGACTTCCTCCCGGTGGACCTCGGCGCCATCCGCGGCTTCAAGACGCGCTTCCACCTCTACACCGTGCCCGGGCAGGTGTACTACAACGCCAGCCGCAAGCTCATCCTGAAGGGGGTCGACGGGGTGGTGTTCGTGGCCGACAGCCAGGTGGAGCGGCTCGACGCCAACATCGAGAGCATGCACAACCTCTACGAGAACCTGGCCGAGTACGGGCTGGACCTGCGCGAGATCCCCTTCGTCATCCAGTACAACAAGCGCGACCTTCCCAACACCTCCAGCCTGCAGGAGCTCGAGGCGCAGCTCAACCCCAACCGCATCCCGCACTTCGAGGCGGTGGCCACGCGCGGGATCGGGGTGTTCGACACGCTGAAGGCGGTGAGCAAGCTCGTGATCAAGTCGCTGAGCTGA
- a CDS encoding roadblock/LC7 domain-containing protein gives MAGGASSWSFEERDFQRIDRLLQGFLYDSNARCALLVDRTGQLVTTAGEKPDFDSVAFSSLAAADFSANDQLASMIGEHEFSSLFHQGEKESMYLADVARRVILVVLFDNRTTLGMIRIKVKGVVRELAEIFREMFDRSAAAPQSARVESAFVDEAEDEIDRLFGDL, from the coding sequence ATGGCCGGCGGCGCCAGCAGCTGGAGCTTCGAGGAGCGCGACTTCCAGCGCATCGACCGGCTCCTGCAGGGCTTCCTCTACGATTCCAACGCCCGCTGCGCCCTGCTCGTGGACCGCACGGGGCAGCTGGTGACCACCGCGGGCGAGAAGCCCGACTTCGACTCGGTGGCCTTCTCGTCGCTGGCCGCGGCCGACTTCTCGGCCAACGACCAGCTGGCCAGCATGATCGGCGAGCACGAGTTCTCCTCGCTCTTCCACCAGGGCGAGAAGGAGAGCATGTACCTGGCCGACGTGGCCCGCCGGGTGATCCTGGTGGTGCTCTTCGACAACCGCACGACCCTGGGGATGATCCGCATCAAGGTGAAGGGAGTGGTCCGCGAGCTCGCCGAGATCTTCCGCGAGATGTTCGACCGTTCGGCCGCCGCGCCGCAGAGCGCGCGCGTGGAGAGCGCCTTCGTGGACGAGGCGGAGGACGAGATCGACCGCCTGTTCGGCGACCTGTAG